The Chloroflexota bacterium genome includes the window CTCCGGATTCAAGCCGACCTTCAAGATGGCATCCCGTACGGTCATGCCCCCCTTCAACTCCCACACCTTATCCCGATAGATCAACTTCATAAGGACCCCTCCTTATCCCTGTGACGCCATCTCTCAGAGTGTGTCTGAAAAACGCCGTTGCTTCTGCTGTGGGGAGCCCCTCCGGAAAAAGCCCTTCTTTTGCCTTCAACCGGCCTGGCCTCGGCCTGAGTCCTTCGGGAAGGGCCGAGAAAGGCAGGTACAGGCCGGAAAAGCGGGATTTCCGTGGAGGGGAGGTCCCCTTCACATCTCCCCCTGTGGAGCTGGTCGTTGAGGGAGACCCCTCAGACGTCTTGCCGGTAAATTTTCAGACACGCTCTCACACAAACACAGAACACAAGGATCGGCACAAAAGCATCCCTACGATTCTAACCGAATGCCCCTCCGCCGGTCAAAACGCGGCGGGGCAGAGTCAGGCTCTGCCCCGCCAGATCATCCCCGCGATCACGAGGTCCTCAGCGCGCCAGAGGGCCCGCGTTCCGGATCTCCTCCGAGACCTCGCTTGCGAACTGGGCGAAGTTCTCATGGAACATGCGGGCGAGCTCTCTCGCCTGCCGATCGTACGCCTCCGGATCGGACCAGGTATCCCGCACGCGCAGCACCTCGTCCGGGATGCCCGGGCAGGTGGTGGGCACCTGTAGGCCGAAGACGGGATCCTGCACCATGGGTACGTCGTCCAGGGCTCCGGCCAGCGCCGCCCGCACCATGGCCCGTGTGTAGCGGATCTCGATGCGACGGCCAACGCCGTAAGGCCCACCCGTCCAGCCGGTGTTGATGAGCCAGACCTTCACGTTGTGCTTGCGAATTCGCTCCCCCAACAGATCGGCGTAGACCCTCGGATGCAGCGCCATGAAGGGAGCGCCGAAGCAGGTGCTGAACGTGGCCTGCGGCTCCGTGATCCCCTTCTCCGTGCCAGCCACCTTCGCCGTGTACCCCAACAGGAAGTGATACATCGCCTGTTCGGGCGTCAGCCGGGCGATGGGCGGCATCACCCCAAAGGCATCCGCCGTCAGGAAGACGACGTTGCTGGGATGCCCCGCCATCCCGGACTCCACGATGTTCGGCAGATAGTTGATGGGGTAGGAGGCCCGGGTGTTCTCCGTCAGGGAATCATCGTCCAGGTCCACGCGCCGTGTGCGCACGTCCATGGCCACGTTCTCCAGGATCGTGCCGAACCGCCGGGTCGTCTGATAGATCTCCGGCTCCGCCTCGGGCGAGAGGCGAATCACCTTGGCGTAACACCCCCGCTCAAAGTTGAACACGCCAAAGTCGCTCCAGCCGTGCTCGTCATCTCCGACCAGAGCGCGCTCGGCGTCGGCGGAGAGGGTCGTCTTCCCCGTGCCGGAGAGCCCGAAGAACAGCGCCACGTCCCCATCGGGGCCCACGTTCGCGGAGCAATGCATGGGCAGGACCCCCTGGAAGGGCAGCAGGTAGTTCATGATGGTGAAGACGGACTTCTTGATCTCGCCCGCGTAGCTCGTCCCCCCGATCAGAACCAGCTTCTCGCCGAAGTTGATCAGGATGAACACCTCCGAGTTGGTGCTGTCCACCTCGGGCATGGCATGGAAACGAGGGGCGTTGATGATGGTGAACTCAGGCTCGTGATCCTCTAGCTCCTCCCTCGAGGGAAGGATAAACATGTTGCGAGCGAACAGGTTGTGCCAGGCGGTCTCGGTGATGACGCGAATGGGCCTGCGGTAACGCGGGTCGGCGCCCACAAAGCAGTCCTGCACGAACAGATCCTTGCCCTGCAGATAAGCCAACATGCGCAGGTAGAGCGTCCTGAAGCGATCGGGGTCGAAGGGGCGGTTAACGTCCCCCCACCAGATCTTATCCTCGCTGGACGGCTCCCGCACGATGAACTTATCGTTCGGGGATCGCCCGGTGTGATGACCGGTCCGCACAACCAGCGGGCCCAAGTGCGCCAGCAGCCCCTCACGGCGGCGTATCGACTCCTCATACAGCGCCGGAGTAGACAGGTTCCAGTACACCTGATTCACGTTCTTGATACCATGCTGTTCCAGAGAAACCTTTGGCATGTCCACCCTCCTAAAGTAAAACCCGAGATTGAAAAAAAGAGGACAGTTTCCTGTCCTCCTCCTTGAGACAGTCGGTTGCCCGCACCCCAGCGGACTAAGTCGGCAACATGCTCATCGTCTTCCGGATGAGATTCACGGAGCGCTCCAGCGCCTGCCGCTCCTCTTCGTTCAGATCGACTTCCAGGATCCGCTCGACGCCGCCGCGCCCCAAGATGACGGGGACACCGAAGCAGATGTCGCTTAGCCCATATTCGCCCTCCAGGTAAACGGAGGCGGGCAACACCAGATGCTTATCCTTCAGGATCGCATCTACCATGAGGGCAACCGACGCCCCCGGAGCGTAGAACGCGCTCCCTGTCTTCAAAAGCTGCACGATCTCCCCACCGCCCTTGCGCGTGCGCTCCACGATGGCCTCCACACGATCCGGGGGCAACAGCTGCGTGATGGGAATGCCCCCCACGGTCGAGTAGCGCGGCAGTGGGACCATCTCATCTCCATGTCCTCCCATCACGAACGCCCACACGGAGTCCACGGAGACGCCCAACTCCATGGCGATGAACGTGCGCATGCGAGCGCTGTCCAACACGCCAGCCTGGCCGATCACCCGCTCCCTGGGGAAGCCACTCACCTTCTTCGCCAGGTATACCATGGAGTCCAGCGGGTTTGTGACCATCAACAGGATCGCCTCCGGCGAATGGACGATCACCTGCTCCACCACCGAGCGAACGATCCTGGCGTTGGTCCCCACCAAATCCTCCCGGCTCATGCCGGGCTTACGCGGCATGCCGGCCGTGATCACCACCACGTCGGAGTTGGCCGTGTCCGCGTAATCGTGAGTCCCCTTGACCACGGTATCGTATCGAATGACCGGCCCAGCTTCCATCAGATCCAAAGCCTTCCCTTTGGGCATATCCCCGGTCTCAGGGATATCCAAAAGGACGATCTCCCTCACGTTCCAACTGGCCAGCCACAGCGCCGTCGTCGCGCCGACGTTCCCAGCACCGATGATGGAAACTTTGCCACGCCCCATACTCATACTCTATCCTCCCAACAATGGTGCGCTCTGGGGGAGCCGGGACCCCGCGCCTGCGATATGAACGGACCGGCGCGTGCATCCCGGAAGCGACCACGTTCTCATCATGTACACAATCAAGACGATCCTGGTAAGTCGCGGGGAAAAACATGTCACGGGAGGTCCGTCTCCCGGTGAAGGCATCCCATCGCCCATCACACGCCCGCGATCAGGCGGCCACCGTCAACTCCTGTCCTACCGCCGCGGACGACACGTCAGGCGCCGCAGAGGCCAGGACGCCGTCGGCGACGAGTACGGGCTTCAGAGCTGCGATGGCCACTTCCAGCATATCACGATCGGGCTCTCGCGTCGTCAGACGCTGCAACAGCAGCCCCGGCGCGATGAAGAG containing:
- a CDS encoding phosphoenolpyruvate carboxykinase, with the protein product MPKVSLEQHGIKNVNQVYWNLSTPALYEESIRRREGLLAHLGPLVVRTGHHTGRSPNDKFIVREPSSEDKIWWGDVNRPFDPDRFRTLYLRMLAYLQGKDLFVQDCFVGADPRYRRPIRVITETAWHNLFARNMFILPSREELEDHEPEFTIINAPRFHAMPEVDSTNSEVFILINFGEKLVLIGGTSYAGEIKKSVFTIMNYLLPFQGVLPMHCSANVGPDGDVALFFGLSGTGKTTLSADAERALVGDDEHGWSDFGVFNFERGCYAKVIRLSPEAEPEIYQTTRRFGTILENVAMDVRTRRVDLDDDSLTENTRASYPINYLPNIVESGMAGHPSNVVFLTADAFGVMPPIARLTPEQAMYHFLLGYTAKVAGTEKGITEPQATFSTCFGAPFMALHPRVYADLLGERIRKHNVKVWLINTGWTGGPYGVGRRIEIRYTRAMVRAALAGALDDVPMVQDPVFGLQVPTTCPGIPDEVLRVRDTWSDPEAYDRQARELARMFHENFAQFASEVSEEIRNAGPLAR
- the mdh gene encoding malate dehydrogenase, giving the protein MGRGKVSIIGAGNVGATTALWLASWNVREIVLLDIPETGDMPKGKALDLMEAGPVIRYDTVVKGTHDYADTANSDVVVITAGMPRKPGMSREDLVGTNARIVRSVVEQVIVHSPEAILLMVTNPLDSMVYLAKKVSGFPRERVIGQAGVLDSARMRTFIAMELGVSVDSVWAFVMGGHGDEMVPLPRYSTVGGIPITQLLPPDRVEAIVERTRKGGGEIVQLLKTGSAFYAPGASVALMVDAILKDKHLVLPASVYLEGEYGLSDICFGVPVILGRGGVERILEVDLNEEERQALERSVNLIRKTMSMLPT